A section of the Zavarzinella sp. genome encodes:
- a CDS encoding type II toxin-antitoxin system HicA family toxin, translating into MSWSSTKARLVLAALLRIGWRIKRQSGSHRTLARVGWPDYVFAFHDNEEIGPRMLSKIGKKTGLTPGDL; encoded by the coding sequence ATGAGCTGGTCTTCGACAAAGGCTCGTCTGGTTTTAGCCGCACTATTGCGTATTGGCTGGCGTATAAAAAGACAATCAGGCTCACATCGTACATTAGCCCGAGTTGGATGGCCAGATTATGTGTTTGCATTTCACGATAATGAAGAAATCGGGCCCAGAATGTTGTCTAAGATAGGTAAAAAGACTGGCTTAACTCCCGGGGATTTGTGA
- a CDS encoding IS630 family transposase, with protein sequence MPGHGWTIRKLCNWIGCQFQRYVSRNTVRRILHLAGLSWKKCKKLFGKGDPEKRAEYLKQFADMYQQMCRGDIVIIYIDESHFHRDMDLGYTWWRKGESAWQVSDCPPLSDRINWYGAYNFSAGACLIWNEGKCNKENTAEFLHRVNDWVERQGRRVVVIWDGAPWHKAKFVRTKASELDIEIVVLPSYSPDFNPIEGLWKWMREEVTQHCCFATLRDLFDACKGFIDTLNETPDEIIKRLWPRFEVDPQAEKLRFSI encoded by the coding sequence TTGCCAGGCCACGGATGGACGATCAGGAAGTTGTGCAATTGGATCGGTTGTCAATTCCAGCGGTATGTATCTCGGAATACCGTGCGGCGGATCCTGCACTTAGCGGGATTGAGCTGGAAGAAATGCAAGAAACTGTTCGGCAAAGGGGACCCTGAAAAGCGGGCCGAATACCTGAAACAGTTCGCGGACATGTACCAGCAAATGTGTCGCGGTGATATCGTGATCATTTATATTGATGAATCCCATTTTCATCGTGATATGGACTTGGGCTATACTTGGTGGCGCAAGGGAGAATCGGCTTGGCAAGTGAGTGATTGCCCTCCGCTGTCCGATCGCATCAACTGGTATGGTGCTTACAATTTCAGTGCCGGTGCATGTTTGATCTGGAACGAAGGCAAATGCAACAAGGAAAACACGGCTGAATTTTTGCACCGAGTGAACGATTGGGTAGAAAGACAAGGTCGACGTGTTGTGGTAATTTGGGATGGAGCACCTTGGCACAAGGCGAAGTTCGTTCGAACCAAAGCCAGCGAGTTGGACATCGAAATAGTAGTTTTGCCCAGTTATAGTCCCGATTTCAATCCCATTGAAGGGTTATGGAAATGGATGCGTGAAGAGGTCACGCAACATTGTTGTTTTGCAACCTTGCGTGACTTGTTCGACGCTTGCAAAGGATTCATCGATACATTGAATGAAACTCCGGATGAAATAATTAAAAGACTGTGGCCAAGATTTGAAGTCGATCCTCAAGCGGAAAAACTCCGATTTTCAATCTGA
- a CDS encoding metallophosphoesterase family protein: MRILLLSDIHANWAALRTIQEPYDICLFLGDLVEYGLNPVPCIDWAMKNAHYAVRGNHDHGCAQAVEFTANAGFRYLTTLTRPLNAQQLTEKHRRYLATLPTTRWVTIAGKTFLLVHANPHDPMDEYAPADVDFWKKRLEGIDADYVCVGHTHMQYTLRVGRTTIVNPGSVGLPRDGDPRGGYAIMTPDEIIHRRFEYPIEEAIACVEQSSLNPTAKQMLSDVYRTGRLVRRIESANGTPDSHITGAEHE; this comes from the coding sequence ATGCGAATTCTCTTACTCTCTGATATTCACGCCAACTGGGCGGCGTTACGCACGATCCAGGAACCATACGACATCTGCCTGTTTTTAGGCGATCTGGTGGAGTATGGCCTGAATCCCGTGCCCTGTATCGACTGGGCCATGAAAAACGCCCACTATGCGGTGCGTGGTAACCACGATCATGGCTGTGCCCAGGCGGTGGAATTCACTGCGAATGCAGGTTTTCGCTATTTGACGACGCTCACCCGTCCGTTAAATGCCCAGCAACTTACCGAAAAACACCGCCGTTACCTGGCAACTCTTCCCACCACAAGGTGGGTAACGATTGCGGGCAAAACCTTCCTGCTGGTACATGCGAACCCCCACGATCCGATGGACGAGTACGCACCCGCAGATGTGGATTTCTGGAAAAAACGGCTGGAAGGGATTGATGCCGACTATGTTTGTGTGGGGCACACCCACATGCAGTACACGTTGCGGGTAGGCCGCACCACCATTGTCAATCCGGGCAGTGTCGGCTTGCCACGTGATGGAGACCCACGTGGGGGTTATGCCATCATGACACCCGATGAAATTATCCATCGTCGCTTTGAATATCCCATTGAAGAAGCGATTGCGTGTGTTGAACAGTCCAGCCTGAACCCCACCGCGAAGCAGATGCTTTCAGATGTTTACCGCACTGGCCGGTTGGTGCGGCGGATTGAAAGTGCCAACGGAACGCCCGATTCGCATATCACAGGTGCCGAACATGAGTGA
- the gluQRS gene encoding tRNA glutamyl-Q(34) synthetase GluQRS, protein MKTRLAPSPTGAQHMGNARTYLINWLFARQQHAEVCLRIEDIDSPRVKQGAAAGILEDFQWLGLDWDGTPTIQSQRIELYQDYFRQLQQKELVYPCTCSRTDIAQAASAPHLENEGPVYPGTCQHRTVADAKNLQQPFAWRFRVAHSPVVHDRFVGDYPSNISQVGGDFVVWKADGTPAYQLAVVVDDITMNITDVVRGDDLLISTGRQLLLYEAFQSPPPRWYHVPLVIGPDGRRLAKRHGDTRLSALRAAQVSVEKFLGYLAWSCGWLPEINGISLIDLLPRFSWHTIPRMAWICQPDDLAKIGYSAGVS, encoded by the coding sequence ATGAAGACCCGCCTGGCGCCTTCACCAACAGGGGCCCAACATATGGGAAACGCACGCACCTATCTGATCAACTGGTTGTTTGCGCGCCAGCAACACGCAGAAGTGTGCCTGCGGATCGAAGATATCGACTCCCCACGGGTGAAGCAGGGTGCGGCGGCAGGCATTCTGGAAGATTTCCAGTGGTTGGGGCTGGATTGGGATGGCACCCCCACCATCCAATCGCAACGAATAGAGCTTTATCAGGACTATTTTCGGCAATTACAGCAGAAAGAACTGGTTTATCCCTGCACCTGCAGTCGAACCGATATTGCTCAGGCGGCCAGTGCCCCGCACCTGGAAAATGAAGGGCCTGTCTATCCGGGAACCTGTCAGCACCGCACGGTGGCGGATGCCAAAAACCTGCAGCAGCCGTTTGCGTGGCGATTTCGTGTCGCCCACTCTCCCGTGGTGCACGATCGCTTTGTGGGCGATTACCCCTCCAACATCTCCCAGGTGGGGGGCGATTTCGTTGTCTGGAAGGCCGATGGCACCCCTGCCTACCAGCTGGCGGTGGTGGTCGACGACATCACGATGAACATCACTGATGTCGTCCGTGGTGATGACCTACTGATTTCCACGGGCAGGCAACTGCTGCTGTACGAGGCATTTCAATCCCCACCTCCCAGGTGGTATCATGTGCCACTGGTCATCGGGCCGGATGGCAGGCGACTGGCAAAACGGCATGGCGATACCCGACTTTCCGCACTACGTGCTGCCCAAGTATCAGTAGAAAAATTTCTCGGTTACCTCGCCTGGAGCTGTGGCTGGCTACCAGAAATTAATGGGATTTCATTAATTGATTTGCTCCCACGTTTTTCCTGGCACACGATTCCCAGGATGGCATGGATCTGCCAGCCAGATGATCTTGCCAAAATTGGTTATTCCGCGGGAGTATCGTAA
- a CDS encoding helix-turn-helix domain-containing protein: MIRPNITKWNQTTDDLRRLALESEHPRTRERFMALYQIALGHTNATAYAAEIGRCDDMLLNWVHKYNNHGPDALIYRVLAAVSPFCPVADRADR, from the coding sequence ATGATCCGACCGAACATTACTAAATGGAATCAAACCACCGATGATTTGCGTCGCCTGGCTCTGGAATCCGAGCATCCTCGTACTCGGGAGCGGTTTATGGCTTTGTACCAAATTGCTCTTGGTCACACTAACGCGACTGCTTATGCCGCAGAAATTGGACGTTGCGACGATATGTTGTTGAACTGGGTTCATAAATATAACAACCATGGACCTGACGCCTTGATTTATCGGGTACTGGCGGCCGTGTCCCCCTTTTGTCCAGTCGCAGATAGAGCAGATCGTTGA
- a CDS encoding TIGR00300 family protein, with product MSEPRFLEEVELHGHILDSLILPKVLDTILTRGGSYIIKDIRIGQRGADPSHCTIEVSAHSQARLEEILDMIHDHGAIPVHPADCEYKPADLDGCFPEDFYCTSNFRTQVRIARQWVEVQQQEMDCGLVLDPTHLTARCIAMTDVKKGDLIAVGWRGIRVFPEQLEERKELFEFMSSAVSSEKPKGATVREIAATLKRAKQANEKILTVLGPAVVHTGGSEWISWLIREGYLQVMFAGNALATHDMEQAFYGTSLGVSLEEGLPAEEGHEHHLRTINRIRRYGGIRQVVEAGILKSGIMYECIQHQIPFVLAGSIRDDGPLPEVITDVLAAQRAMRELLPGVGVCLMIASTLHSIAVGNLLPAWVKVACVDINPSTVTKLMDRGSRQTIGIVSDAEPFLRGLVDELKK from the coding sequence ATGAGTGAACCACGATTTCTGGAAGAAGTGGAACTGCATGGCCACATTCTGGATTCCCTGATCCTGCCGAAGGTGCTGGATACCATCCTCACCCGTGGTGGCAGTTACATCATCAAAGATATCCGAATCGGCCAGCGTGGGGCCGATCCCAGCCATTGCACGATTGAAGTTTCCGCCCACAGTCAGGCACGGCTGGAAGAAATCCTGGATATGATCCATGATCACGGTGCGATTCCAGTGCATCCGGCCGATTGTGAATACAAGCCCGCCGATCTGGATGGTTGCTTTCCAGAAGATTTTTACTGTACGTCCAACTTCCGCACGCAGGTCCGCATTGCTCGCCAGTGGGTGGAAGTGCAGCAGCAAGAAATGGATTGTGGCCTGGTGCTCGACCCCACGCACCTGACGGCACGGTGCATCGCCATGACTGATGTGAAAAAAGGCGACCTGATTGCTGTGGGCTGGCGTGGGATTCGCGTTTTTCCTGAACAACTGGAAGAACGGAAGGAATTGTTTGAATTCATGTCGTCGGCGGTATCCAGCGAGAAGCCCAAAGGTGCTACCGTCCGTGAAATCGCTGCCACCTTAAAGCGGGCGAAACAGGCAAATGAGAAAATTCTCACTGTTTTGGGCCCCGCAGTGGTGCACACGGGTGGTAGTGAATGGATTAGCTGGCTCATTCGAGAAGGTTACCTGCAGGTGATGTTTGCCGGGAACGCCCTGGCCACCCACGATATGGAACAGGCGTTTTATGGCACCAGCCTGGGGGTATCACTGGAAGAAGGTTTACCCGCGGAAGAAGGGCACGAGCACCACCTGCGGACGATTAATCGCATTCGCCGATATGGTGGAATACGCCAGGTGGTGGAAGCGGGCATCCTGAAAAGTGGCATCATGTACGAATGCATTCAGCACCAGATTCCGTTTGTGCTGGCGGGCAGTATCCGCGACGATGGCCCTCTGCCGGAAGTGATTACCGATGTGCTTGCTGCCCAGCGGGCAATGCGAGAATTACTGCCCGGGGTGGGTGTTTGCTTGATGATTGCCAGCACGCTGCATTCGATTGCAGTGGGCAATCTGCTGCCCGCCTGGGTGAAAGTAGCGTGTGTCGACATTAACCCATCTACCGTTACCAAGTTGATGGATCGGGGCAGTCGCCAGACGATCGGCATTGTCAGCGATGCGGAACCTTTCCTCCGTGGGCTGGTAGATGAATTGAAGAAGTGA
- a CDS encoding copper chaperone yields MASTLRFSTNLNCQKCVASVTPHLDGAPEIERWEVDTSTPQKILTVHGTHVGQGKVEELVAKAGFRVLEQLDPDPTQLPAGQQVTTELPKKSLKVYYPLILVAIYLIIATVGYEISTATWDSMRAMRHFMAGFFIVFSFFKLLNLRSFVDSYQGYDLLAKQSRAYGYLYPFLELGLGIAYLTNVAPIATNVITLVVMLLGMVGIVQVLRHRQTIQCACLGTVFQLPMSTVTLVENGLMVLMAAGMLLSFVSFSQF; encoded by the coding sequence GTGGCTAGCACATTGCGGTTTTCGACCAATCTGAACTGTCAGAAGTGCGTTGCATCGGTAACTCCCCACCTGGATGGTGCACCGGAAATCGAACGTTGGGAAGTGGATACATCGACACCACAGAAAATCCTGACGGTGCATGGCACCCACGTGGGGCAGGGGAAAGTCGAAGAACTGGTCGCTAAAGCTGGCTTTCGTGTGCTGGAACAACTCGATCCGGATCCAACGCAACTGCCTGCAGGTCAGCAGGTTACGACCGAACTCCCCAAAAAATCGCTGAAGGTCTACTACCCACTGATTCTCGTGGCGATCTATCTGATCATTGCCACCGTGGGCTATGAAATTTCTACTGCCACGTGGGACAGCATGCGTGCCATGCGCCACTTTATGGCAGGATTCTTCATAGTATTCTCATTTTTTAAGCTGTTGAATCTTCGTTCGTTCGTAGATTCCTACCAGGGATACGATCTGCTTGCCAAACAAAGCCGTGCCTATGGTTACCTGTATCCGTTTTTGGAACTGGGATTGGGAATCGCCTATCTGACGAATGTGGCACCAATCGCTACTAATGTGATCACTTTAGTAGTGATGTTGTTAGGCATGGTGGGTATTGTTCAGGTTCTGCGCCACCGGCAAACGATCCAGTGTGCCTGCCTGGGCACCGTTTTTCAACTGCCCATGTCCACAGTAACGCTGGTAGAAAACGGCCTGATGGTGCTGATGGCCGCCGGGATGTTGCTGAGTTTCGTGAGTTTCTCTCAATTTTGA
- a CDS encoding vWA domain-containing protein — MYQWCPVRRKHLLLAIFGSLFLHAIFTFSGWLLPWGKSTESFGSNFTENNPNVLEVDVYQVQNTVQVEPKTQIKPVHHQEIVKIPSQMVPLNQLPGVEIPNIPNEVEPAPKENPSPGAPTDAPAVHPKLKNGKTVVYILDSSSSMALNRAYPRAIASMRTSLNQLGGESRFQVVTYGKTATRWGNSLISPNHLQIHNLCLELAQKEPEGSSNHLAGVQAGFIFRPDLLVLLTDGDDFSLNEVIQIRKLVGKTFILIVFCQSERTISPTSPLHHLIEGGLGKIQHLGD, encoded by the coding sequence ATGTACCAGTGGTGTCCAGTGCGGCGAAAACATCTGCTACTGGCGATTTTCGGCTCACTTTTCCTTCATGCAATCTTCACATTTTCAGGCTGGTTGCTTCCCTGGGGGAAATCCACAGAGTCGTTCGGCAGCAATTTCACAGAAAACAACCCAAATGTGCTGGAAGTTGATGTTTACCAGGTACAGAATACGGTTCAGGTTGAACCCAAGACACAAATCAAACCTGTGCACCACCAGGAAATTGTGAAAATTCCCTCACAAATGGTGCCGCTTAACCAACTTCCTGGGGTCGAAATCCCAAACATTCCTAATGAAGTGGAGCCCGCACCCAAAGAAAACCCCAGTCCAGGTGCACCAACAGACGCACCTGCGGTGCATCCCAAGCTGAAAAACGGAAAAACAGTTGTATATATATTAGACTCATCATCTAGTATGGCATTGAACCGTGCCTACCCACGTGCGATTGCTTCGATGCGCACTTCACTGAACCAGTTGGGTGGGGAAAGTCGTTTTCAAGTGGTTACCTACGGTAAAACGGCAACCCGCTGGGGCAATAGCCTGATTTCCCCTAACCACTTGCAGATCCATAACTTGTGTCTTGAATTAGCACAGAAAGAACCAGAAGGGAGCAGCAACCACCTGGCGGGTGTGCAGGCAGGGTTCATCTTTCGCCCCGATTTGCTGGTCCTGTTAACAGACGGCGACGACTTCTCGCTGAATGAGGTCATCCAGATCCGCAAACTGGTGGGCAAAACCTTCATTCTCATCGTGTTCTGCCAGTCGGAACGTACCATCAGCCCCACCAGTCCGCTGCATCACCTGATTGAAGGTGGCTTGGGCAAAATCCAGCACCTGGGTGATTAG